The following proteins are encoded in a genomic region of Streptomyces collinus Tu 365:
- a CDS encoding N-acetylmuramoyl-L-alanine amidase, protein MGASKDVAAKDGDSRLGRRALLIGGAAAAVGSAALARDELSRLWWRLPGVDKPRVAGAVDFRGARWVPASAANYRRADRPDDYPVDRVVVHVTQGGYASAVKVFQDPAHRAAAHYVVRRDGRITQLVRELDVAFHAGNRAYNERSVGIEHEGFVEDASSFTDAMYASSARLTAAICARYGMPVDREHIVGHVEVPGTDHTDPGRFWDWDRYLRLVRAVRGPSAA, encoded by the coding sequence ATGGGGGCTTCGAAGGACGTGGCGGCGAAGGACGGGGACAGCCGGCTGGGGCGGCGGGCCCTGCTGATCGGCGGGGCCGCGGCCGCCGTGGGCAGCGCCGCGCTGGCCCGCGACGAGCTGTCCCGGCTGTGGTGGCGGCTGCCCGGCGTGGACAAGCCCCGGGTGGCGGGGGCGGTCGACTTCCGCGGCGCGCGCTGGGTGCCGGCGTCGGCGGCGAACTACCGGCGGGCGGACCGGCCGGACGACTACCCGGTGGACCGGGTGGTCGTCCATGTCACCCAGGGCGGTTACGCGTCGGCGGTGAAGGTCTTCCAGGACCCGGCGCACCGGGCGGCGGCGCACTACGTCGTGCGCCGGGACGGGCGGATCACCCAGCTCGTCCGCGAGCTGGACGTGGCGTTCCACGCGGGGAACCGGGCGTACAACGAGCGCAGTGTCGGCATCGAGCACGAGGGGTTCGTGGAGGACGCCTCCTCCTTCACGGACGCGATGTACGCCTCCTCGGCCCGGCTGACGGCGGCGATATGCGCGCGCTACGGCATGCCGGTGGACCGGGAGCACATCGTCGGGCACGTGGAGGTGCCGGGGACGGACCACACGGACCCGGGGCGGTTCTGGGACTGGGACCGGTACCTGCGGCTGGTCCGCGCCGTACGTGGGCCCTCGGCGGCCTGA
- the mnmA gene encoding tRNA 2-thiouridine(34) synthase MnmA, with protein sequence MTDTPQRTRPLRVLAAMSGGVDSAVAAARAAEAGHDVTGVHLALSANPQSFRTGARGCCTIEDSRDARRAADVIGIPFYVWDLADRFREDVVEDFVAEYEAGRTPNPCLRCNEKIKFAALLDKALALGFDAVCTGHYAQVVLAQDGTRELHRASDMAKDQSYVLGVLDERQLAHAMFPLGDTVTTKDEIRAEAERRGLAVAKKPDSHDICFIADGDTQGFLARRLGKAEGDIVDESGTKLGTHEGAYGFTIGQRKGLRIGTPAADGKPRYVLDISPVDNTVTVGPAAALDVTALTAVKPRWCGTAPTAPATYTAQLRAHGGETEVTAAPVDGELRVTFTEPVRGVAPGQAIVLYDGTRVVGSATIASTTRAPAAAV encoded by the coding sequence ATGACTGACACCCCGCAGCGCACCCGTCCCCTCCGCGTCCTCGCCGCCATGTCCGGCGGCGTCGACTCCGCCGTCGCCGCCGCGCGCGCCGCGGAAGCCGGTCACGACGTCACCGGCGTCCATCTCGCGCTCTCCGCGAACCCCCAGTCCTTCCGCACCGGCGCGCGGGGCTGCTGCACCATCGAGGACTCGCGGGACGCCCGGCGCGCCGCCGACGTCATCGGCATCCCGTTCTACGTCTGGGACCTCGCCGACCGCTTCCGCGAGGACGTCGTCGAGGACTTCGTCGCCGAGTACGAGGCCGGCCGCACCCCCAACCCGTGCCTGCGCTGCAACGAGAAGATCAAGTTCGCCGCGCTGCTGGACAAGGCGCTGGCCCTCGGCTTCGACGCCGTGTGCACCGGTCACTACGCGCAGGTCGTCCTCGCGCAGGACGGCACCCGCGAGCTGCACCGCGCCTCCGACATGGCCAAGGACCAGTCGTACGTGCTCGGCGTGCTGGACGAGCGGCAGCTCGCCCACGCGATGTTCCCGCTCGGCGACACCGTCACCACGAAGGACGAGATCCGCGCGGAGGCCGAGCGCAGGGGCCTCGCCGTCGCCAAGAAGCCCGACTCGCACGACATCTGCTTCATCGCCGACGGCGACACCCAGGGCTTCCTCGCCCGGCGCCTCGGCAAGGCGGAGGGCGACATCGTCGACGAGTCCGGCACCAAGCTGGGCACGCACGAGGGCGCCTACGGCTTCACCATCGGCCAGCGCAAGGGCCTGCGGATCGGCACCCCGGCCGCCGACGGCAAGCCCCGCTACGTCCTCGACATCTCCCCGGTGGACAACACGGTGACGGTGGGCCCCGCCGCCGCCCTGGACGTCACCGCGCTGACCGCCGTCAAGCCCCGCTGGTGCGGCACCGCGCCGACCGCCCCCGCCACCTACACCGCCCAGCTCCGCGCCCACGGCGGCGAGACCGAGGTCACCGCGGCACCGGTCGACGGCGAGCTGCGGGTGACCTTCACCGAGCCGGTGCGCGGCGTCGCCCCGGGCCAGGCGATCGTGCTCTACGACGGCACGCGCGTGGTCGGCTCGGCGACGATCGCCTCGACCACCCGGGCGCCCGCGGCGGCCGTCTGA
- a CDS encoding cysteine desulfurase family protein — protein MAYLDHAATTPMLPEAAEALTAQLSITGNASSLHASGRRARRTVEESRETLAEALGARPSEVVLTSGGTEADNLAVKGLYWARRDADPARTRILASPVEHHAVLDAVHWLGEHEGATVEYLPVDSYGRVHPEALREAVARDPDDVALATVMWANNEIGTILPVRELAAVAAEFGIPLHADAVQAFGQVPVDFGASGLAAMTVSGHKIGGPYGIGALILGREYTPVPVLHGGGQERHVRSGTLDVPAVASFAVAARLAAEQREWFDREIGALRDRLVDAVREAVPDAILGGDPAPGGRLPANAHFTFPGCEGDSLLLLLDAQGIECSTGSACTAGVAQPSHVLLATGTDPDLARGTLRFSLGHTSTEADVEAVAKAIGPAVERARAAGLT, from the coding sequence ATGGCTTACCTCGACCACGCCGCGACGACCCCGATGCTCCCGGAGGCGGCGGAGGCGCTGACCGCCCAGCTGAGCATCACCGGCAACGCGTCCTCCCTGCACGCCTCCGGCCGCCGGGCCCGCCGCACGGTCGAGGAGTCCCGCGAAACCCTGGCCGAGGCGCTGGGCGCCCGCCCCAGCGAGGTCGTGCTCACCTCGGGCGGCACCGAGGCCGACAACCTCGCGGTGAAGGGCCTGTACTGGGCCCGCCGCGACGCCGACCCGGCCCGCACCCGCATCCTGGCCAGCCCCGTCGAGCACCACGCCGTCCTCGACGCCGTGCACTGGCTCGGCGAGCACGAGGGCGCCACCGTCGAGTACCTCCCGGTCGACTCCTACGGCCGCGTCCACCCCGAGGCGCTGCGCGAGGCCGTCGCCCGCGACCCCGACGACGTCGCCCTGGCCACCGTGATGTGGGCCAACAACGAGATCGGCACCATCCTGCCGGTCCGCGAACTGGCCGCCGTGGCCGCGGAGTTCGGTATCCCGCTGCACGCCGACGCGGTCCAGGCCTTCGGCCAGGTGCCCGTCGACTTCGGCGCCTCCGGCCTCGCCGCGATGACCGTCTCGGGGCACAAGATCGGCGGCCCGTACGGCATCGGCGCGCTGATCCTCGGCCGTGAGTACACCCCCGTACCCGTGCTGCACGGCGGCGGCCAGGAGCGCCACGTCCGCTCCGGCACCCTCGACGTCCCCGCCGTCGCCTCGTTCGCCGTGGCCGCCCGCCTCGCCGCCGAACAGCGCGAGTGGTTCGACCGCGAGATCGGCGCCCTGCGGGACCGGCTGGTCGACGCCGTGCGCGAGGCCGTCCCGGACGCGATCCTCGGCGGCGACCCGGCCCCCGGCGGCCGCCTCCCCGCCAACGCGCACTTCACCTTCCCCGGCTGCGAGGGCGACTCCCTGCTGCTCCTGCTGGACGCCCAGGGCATCGAGTGCTCCACCGGCTCGGCCTGCACCGCGGGCGTCGCCCAGCCCAGCCACGTCCTGCTCGCCACCGGCACCGACCCGGACCTGGCCCGCGGCACCCTGCGCTTCTCCCTCGGCCACACCTCCACGGAGGCCGACGTCGAGGCCGTCGCCAAGGCCATCGGACCGGCCGTCGAGCGGGCCCGCGCCGCCGGCCTCACCTGA
- a CDS encoding methionine synthase, with the protein MDENIRFGPATGVGSLPGGDAREAAKTVTGSLEDFPFLAELPARGPGADMIGRTAGMLVELYARVEPSGWRLGDRPGRDTRRARSWLGEDLDALEEFTQGYEGDLKVQAVGPWTLAAALELRNGEAALSDAGACRDLAGSLGEGLRLHLDEVRRRVPGARLVLQLDEPSLTAVLRGQVRTASGYRTHRAVDRQVVEATLRDVVGAHAGGPVVVHSCAPGVPFALLRRAGAAAVSFDFSLLTERDDDAIGEAVEAGTRLFAGVVPGTDGPLSDPAGSVMGVRTLWRRLGLRPGLLAEAVTVTPACGLAGASPAYARQVLAHCVRAARSLADNPE; encoded by the coding sequence GTGGACGAGAACATTCGCTTCGGCCCCGCGACAGGCGTCGGTTCGCTGCCCGGCGGGGACGCCCGGGAAGCCGCCAAGACCGTCACCGGCAGCCTCGAGGACTTCCCCTTCCTGGCCGAACTGCCCGCCCGGGGGCCCGGCGCCGACATGATCGGCCGGACCGCCGGGATGCTGGTCGAGCTCTACGCGCGCGTGGAGCCCAGCGGCTGGCGGCTCGGCGACCGGCCGGGCCGGGACACCAGGCGGGCCCGGTCCTGGCTGGGGGAGGACCTCGACGCCCTGGAGGAGTTCACCCAGGGGTACGAGGGCGACCTCAAGGTGCAGGCGGTCGGGCCGTGGACCCTGGCCGCCGCCCTGGAGCTGCGCAACGGGGAGGCAGCCCTGTCCGACGCCGGCGCCTGCCGCGACCTCGCCGGCTCGCTCGGCGAGGGCCTGCGCCTGCACCTCGACGAGGTGCGCCGCCGGGTGCCGGGCGCCCGGCTCGTGCTCCAGCTCGACGAGCCCTCGCTCACCGCCGTGCTGCGCGGGCAGGTGCGCACCGCCAGCGGCTACCGCACCCACCGGGCCGTGGACCGGCAGGTGGTCGAGGCCACCCTCCGCGACGTCGTCGGAGCGCACGCGGGCGGACCCGTCGTGGTGCACTCCTGCGCGCCCGGCGTGCCGTTCGCCCTGCTGCGCCGGGCGGGCGCCGCCGCCGTCTCCTTCGACTTCTCGCTGCTCACCGAACGTGACGACGACGCCATCGGCGAGGCGGTGGAAGCCGGCACCCGGCTGTTCGCCGGTGTCGTGCCGGGCACCGACGGCCCATTGTCGGACCCTGCCGGTAGCGTCATGGGTGTCAGGACGCTGTGGCGCAGGCTGGGGCTGCGTCCGGGGCTGCTCGCGGAGGCGGTCACGGTGACCCCGGCGTGCGGGCTCGCGGGCGCTTCCCCCGCCTACGCGCGCCAGGTGCTCGCCCACTGCGTCCGGGCGGCGAGATCCCTCGCGGACAACCCAGAGTAA
- a CDS encoding SDR family oxidoreductase: protein MAGMATHVITGAGSGIGAAVARRLHARGDELVLHARDAGRAKELAAEFPGARTLVGDLADPDKLSWAFSHQTLPDRVDSLLHIAGVVDLGEVGELTPRAWHHQLNVNLVAPAELTRHFLPQLRTTRGHVIFVNSGSGLNAHAGWSAYAASKHGLKALADSLREEEHGNGVRVTSVYPGRTASPMQAKVHQQEGKEYDPGRWIDPESVATALLMALDLPGDAEVNDLTVRPGR from the coding sequence ATGGCGGGCATGGCTACTCATGTGATCACCGGGGCCGGTTCCGGCATCGGCGCGGCCGTCGCCCGCCGGCTGCACGCGCGCGGGGACGAACTCGTCCTCCACGCGCGCGACGCGGGACGGGCGAAGGAACTGGCCGCCGAGTTCCCCGGCGCGCGCACCCTGGTCGGCGACCTCGCCGACCCGGACAAGCTGTCCTGGGCCTTCTCGCACCAGACGCTTCCGGACCGGGTGGACTCGCTCCTGCACATCGCCGGTGTCGTGGACCTCGGCGAGGTCGGCGAGCTGACCCCCAGAGCCTGGCACCACCAGCTCAACGTCAACCTGGTCGCGCCCGCCGAACTGACCCGGCACTTCCTGCCCCAGCTGCGCACCACGCGCGGCCATGTGATCTTCGTCAACTCCGGCTCCGGACTGAACGCCCACGCCGGCTGGTCCGCCTACGCCGCCTCCAAGCACGGCCTGAAGGCGCTGGCCGACTCCCTGCGGGAGGAGGAGCACGGCAACGGCGTCCGCGTCACCTCCGTCTACCCCGGCCGCACCGCAAGCCCCATGCAGGCCAAGGTGCACCAGCAGGAGGGCAAGGAGTACGACCCGGGCCGGTGGATCGACCCCGAGTCGGTGGCGACGGCCCTCCTGATGGCCCTGGACCTGCCCGGGGACGCGGAGGTCAACGACCTGACGGTGCGTCCCGGCCGCTGA
- the ligA gene encoding NAD-dependent DNA ligase LigA, producing MAGDKQARTTAVPAEAREKHTRLAEQVEEHRFRYYVKDAPVVSDAEFDKLLKTLEALEAEYPELRTPDSPTQKVAGSYATEFTAVEHRQRMLSLDNTFNDDDLAAWADRIARELGEQEYHFLCELKVDGLAVNLTYEHGRLTRAATRGDGRTGEDITPNVRTIAEIPDRLKGDDVPDLVEIRGEVYFPMEKFLELNARLVAAGDKPFANPRNAAAGSLRQKDPRVTATRPLHMVVHGIGALEGFSGMTRLSQAYDLLKTWGLPTSPHNRVVDDLDGVRAFIAYYGENRHSVAHEIDGAVIKLDEIRLQGRLGSTARAPRWAIAYKYAPEEVNTKLIDIKVGVGRTGRVTPYAQVEPVTVAGSEVEFATLHNQEVVKAKGVLIGDTVVLRKAGDVIPEILGPVADLRDGSEREFVMPGECPECGTALRPMKEGDIDLRCPNARACPAQLRGRLSYLAGRECLDIEHFGDVAAAALTQPLEPADPPLVDEGDLFDLTVEKLLPIKAYVLDPDSGLPKRDPKTGEEKVVTVFANQKGEPKKNTLALLENIEAAKSRPLARFLNGLSIRHVGPVAAQALAREFRSLDRIEQATEVELAGTDGVGPIIAAALKEWFAEEWHREIVRKWKAAGVPLEDQASGEDEGPRPLEGLTVVVTGTLENFTRDGAKDALQSRGAKVTGSVSKKTSFVVVGDNPGSKYDKAMQLKVPVLNEDGFAVLLERGPEAAAEVALPSAE from the coding sequence GTGGCCGGCGACAAGCAAGCCCGGACGACGGCGGTGCCCGCCGAGGCCCGCGAGAAGCACACGCGGCTCGCGGAGCAGGTCGAGGAGCACCGCTTCCGGTACTACGTGAAGGACGCTCCCGTCGTCAGCGACGCGGAGTTCGACAAGCTCCTGAAGACGCTGGAGGCGCTGGAGGCGGAGTACCCCGAGCTGCGCACCCCGGACTCGCCCACCCAGAAGGTCGCCGGGTCGTACGCCACGGAGTTCACCGCCGTCGAGCACCGCCAGCGGATGCTCTCCCTGGACAACACCTTCAACGACGACGACCTGGCCGCCTGGGCCGACCGCATCGCGCGGGAACTGGGCGAGCAGGAGTACCACTTCCTGTGCGAGCTGAAGGTCGACGGCCTCGCGGTCAACCTCACCTACGAGCACGGCCGTCTCACCCGCGCGGCCACCCGCGGCGACGGCCGCACCGGCGAGGACATCACCCCGAACGTCCGCACGATCGCGGAGATCCCGGACCGCCTCAAGGGCGACGACGTCCCGGACCTGGTCGAGATCCGCGGCGAGGTCTACTTCCCGATGGAGAAGTTCCTCGAGCTGAACGCACGCCTGGTCGCAGCGGGAGACAAGCCCTTCGCCAACCCCCGCAACGCGGCGGCCGGTTCGCTGCGGCAGAAGGACCCGCGGGTCACCGCCACCCGGCCGCTGCACATGGTCGTCCACGGCATCGGCGCCCTGGAGGGCTTCTCGGGCATGACCCGCCTCTCCCAGGCCTACGACCTGCTGAAGACCTGGGGACTGCCGACCTCCCCGCACAACCGCGTGGTCGACGACCTCGACGGCGTCCGCGCGTTCATCGCCTACTACGGCGAGAACCGCCACTCCGTGGCGCACGAGATCGACGGCGCCGTCATCAAGCTCGACGAGATCCGCCTCCAGGGCCGCCTGGGCTCCACCGCGCGCGCCCCGCGCTGGGCGATCGCCTACAAGTACGCGCCGGAGGAGGTCAACACCAAGCTCATCGACATCAAGGTGGGGGTCGGCCGCACCGGCCGGGTCACGCCGTACGCCCAGGTCGAGCCGGTCACCGTCGCGGGCAGCGAGGTCGAGTTCGCCACCCTGCACAACCAGGAGGTCGTCAAGGCCAAGGGCGTGCTCATCGGCGACACCGTCGTGCTGCGCAAGGCCGGTGACGTCATCCCGGAGATCCTCGGCCCCGTGGCCGACCTGCGGGACGGCAGCGAGCGGGAGTTCGTGATGCCGGGCGAGTGCCCCGAGTGCGGCACGGCGCTGCGGCCCATGAAGGAGGGCGACATCGACCTCCGCTGCCCCAACGCCCGTGCCTGCCCTGCCCAGTTGCGCGGACGCCTGTCCTACCTCGCGGGCCGCGAGTGCCTGGACATCGAGCACTTCGGCGACGTGGCCGCGGCCGCGCTCACCCAGCCGCTGGAGCCGGCCGACCCGCCGCTGGTCGACGAGGGCGACCTGTTCGACCTGACGGTGGAGAAGCTGCTGCCCATCAAGGCCTACGTCCTCGACCCGGACAGCGGGCTGCCCAAGCGGGACCCGAAGACGGGCGAGGAGAAGGTCGTCACGGTCTTCGCCAACCAGAAGGGCGAGCCGAAGAAGAACACCCTCGCCCTCCTGGAGAACATCGAGGCGGCCAAGTCCCGCCCGCTCGCCCGCTTCCTGAACGGGCTGTCCATCCGGCACGTCGGCCCGGTCGCCGCGCAGGCCCTCGCCCGCGAGTTCCGCTCGCTCGACCGCATCGAGCAGGCCACCGAGGTGGAGCTGGCCGGCACGGACGGCGTCGGCCCCATCATCGCCGCCGCCCTCAAGGAGTGGTTCGCCGAGGAGTGGCACCGCGAGATCGTCCGCAAGTGGAAGGCGGCCGGAGTCCCGCTGGAGGACCAGGCCTCGGGCGAGGACGAGGGGCCGCGTCCGCTGGAGGGGCTCACCGTCGTCGTCACCGGCACCCTGGAGAACTTCACGCGGGACGGCGCCAAGGACGCGCTGCAGAGCCGCGGCGCGAAGGTGACCGGATCGGTGTCGAAGAAGACCTCGTTCGTGGTGGTCGGCGACAACCCGGGGTCGAAGTACGACAAGGCGATGCAGCTCAAGGTCCCGGTCCTGAACGAGGACGGTTTCGCCGTCCTGTTGGAGCGGGGACCCGAGGCCGCGGCCGAAGTCGCGCTTCCCTCCGCCGAGTAG
- a CDS encoding DUF427 domain-containing protein codes for MAQGHTITIEKSERHVRVVRDGQVLAETDRALVLRETGCPPRYYLPAEDVRLELLTPSDTHTVCPFKGTASYWSLPGAPDLAWAYPDPKPEVAEIKDHLCFYEADVS; via the coding sequence ATGGCCCAAGGACACACGATCACCATCGAGAAGAGCGAGCGGCACGTGCGCGTGGTGCGCGACGGCCAGGTGCTCGCGGAGACCGACCGCGCCCTCGTGCTGCGCGAGACGGGCTGCCCGCCGCGGTACTACCTCCCCGCCGAGGACGTCCGCCTGGAGCTGCTCACCCCGTCGGACACGCACACCGTCTGCCCCTTCAAGGGCACCGCCTCCTACTGGTCGCTGCCCGGTGCGCCCGACCTCGCGTGGGCCTACCCGGATCCGAAGCCGGAGGTGGCGGAGATCAAGGACCACCTCTGCTTCTACGAGGCCGACGTGTCGTGA
- a CDS encoding putative bifunctional diguanylate cyclase/phosphodiesterase → MEPTESAAPDAWLRLRRRAVAWRESRWTGRGAERTHVRPRPAGPGTPAETHTAIPLVVEAVPALPGGDAERHLPRPPLPAAVVAAAGCVLGAGFVRAFTQHHALFPCDTLGWSLAVLTGIIVGHLVMLGRARWWGGTGSGAALTLAVLLLYGWVPAGMVSLTVVVLVGTARRHRWRQGVLQGAADILGIGAGALVLGCFGRVPSVEEPWRPESWGITTVPEVMVVAAAYLAVSRGLLWYLHAPRGGGLPTVARTALVRQGLVAVALLGIAPLVCVVADAQPILLPLFAIPLIALDSTLWMARARAEEQLRDPLTGLPNRQWLLERIWTALDDAERIGARAALMLIDLDRFRSVNDTLGHLAGDRLLLQIADRLRVALPRGAEAARLGGDEFAVLLPVADSTTSATRVARGLVAALSSPLDLDGLTLVLEASAGVAVFPDHALDAEGLLRRADVAMYQAKRDRTGVEVYESKRDSNTPDRLGLLGDLRRALDAHEVQLHYQPKVRFDGQVAGLEALVRWVHPERGKVPPDEFIAIAESSGLMPHLTEYVLETALAQVARWRAQGLRVPVAVNVSPRDVHTPGFAGSVAARLARHGVPAGALQLEITEHVLLEDPQRAADTLAGLTGHGVKMSLDDFGTGYSSLVHLRRLPVSELKIDRSFVARLAVDNEDAEIVRCTVDLAHSLGLLVVAEGVEDDETWERLRDLGCDAVQGWLVAAAMPPDETTAWLRARGSRGWQRPRAALPAAE, encoded by the coding sequence ATGGAACCGACCGAGAGCGCCGCTCCGGACGCATGGCTGCGCCTGCGCCGCCGTGCGGTCGCGTGGCGGGAGAGCCGGTGGACCGGACGGGGCGCCGAGCGCACGCACGTCCGGCCGCGCCCGGCCGGACCGGGTACCCCCGCCGAGACGCACACCGCGATCCCCCTGGTCGTCGAAGCCGTCCCGGCGCTGCCCGGCGGCGACGCCGAACGGCACCTGCCCCGGCCGCCGCTGCCCGCCGCCGTGGTGGCCGCCGCCGGCTGCGTCCTGGGCGCCGGCTTCGTCCGCGCGTTCACGCAGCACCACGCCCTCTTCCCGTGCGACACGCTCGGCTGGTCGCTGGCCGTGCTCACCGGCATCATCGTCGGCCACCTCGTGATGCTCGGCCGCGCCCGCTGGTGGGGCGGCACCGGCTCCGGCGCCGCCCTCACCCTCGCCGTCCTGCTGCTGTACGGCTGGGTGCCCGCCGGCATGGTCAGCCTGACCGTCGTCGTCCTGGTCGGCACAGCGAGGCGGCACCGCTGGCGCCAGGGCGTGCTGCAGGGCGCCGCGGACATCCTCGGGATCGGCGCCGGCGCCCTGGTGCTCGGCTGCTTCGGACGGGTGCCGAGCGTCGAGGAGCCGTGGCGGCCCGAGAGCTGGGGCATCACCACCGTGCCCGAGGTGATGGTCGTCGCGGCCGCGTACCTCGCGGTCAGCCGCGGCCTGCTCTGGTACCTGCACGCGCCGCGCGGTGGCGGACTGCCCACCGTCGCCCGCACCGCCCTGGTCAGGCAGGGCCTGGTCGCCGTCGCGCTGCTCGGCATCGCGCCCCTGGTGTGCGTGGTCGCCGACGCCCAGCCGATCCTGCTCCCGCTGTTCGCGATCCCGCTCATCGCCCTCGACTCCACGCTGTGGATGGCCCGCGCCCGCGCCGAGGAGCAGTTGCGCGACCCGCTGACCGGACTGCCCAACCGGCAGTGGCTGCTGGAGCGGATCTGGACCGCGCTGGACGACGCCGAGCGGATCGGCGCCCGCGCGGCCCTCATGCTGATCGACCTCGACCGTTTCCGGTCGGTGAACGACACCCTCGGTCATCTCGCCGGTGACCGGCTGCTGCTCCAGATCGCCGACCGGCTGCGGGTCGCCCTGCCGCGCGGCGCGGAGGCGGCCCGGCTCGGCGGTGACGAGTTCGCCGTGTTACTGCCGGTCGCCGACTCCACCACCTCGGCCACCCGGGTCGCCCGCGGCCTCGTCGCCGCCCTCAGCTCCCCGCTCGACCTCGACGGCCTCACCCTGGTCCTGGAGGCCAGCGCGGGCGTCGCCGTCTTCCCCGACCACGCGCTGGACGCGGAGGGGCTGCTCAGGCGGGCCGACGTGGCGATGTACCAGGCCAAGCGCGACCGCACGGGCGTCGAGGTCTACGAGTCCAAGCGGGACTCCAACACCCCGGACCGCCTCGGCCTGCTGGGTGATCTGCGCCGGGCGCTCGACGCGCACGAGGTGCAGCTGCACTACCAGCCCAAGGTCCGCTTCGACGGACAGGTCGCCGGTCTCGAGGCGCTGGTGCGGTGGGTGCACCCCGAGCGCGGGAAGGTTCCGCCGGACGAGTTCATCGCCATCGCCGAGTCCTCGGGGCTGATGCCCCACCTGACGGAGTACGTGCTGGAGACCGCCCTCGCGCAGGTCGCCCGGTGGCGGGCGCAGGGGCTCAGGGTCCCGGTGGCCGTGAACGTCTCCCCGCGCGACGTCCACACGCCCGGCTTCGCCGGCTCCGTCGCGGCCCGGCTGGCCCGGCACGGCGTCCCGGCGGGAGCGCTCCAGCTGGAGATCACCGAGCACGTCCTCCTGGAGGACCCGCAGCGGGCCGCCGACACCCTCGCCGGGCTCACCGGGCACGGCGTGAAGATGTCCCTCGACGACTTCGGCACCGGCTACTCCTCGCTGGTGCACCTGCGCCGGCTGCCGGTCAGCGAGCTGAAGATCGACCGGTCCTTCGTGGCCCGGCTCGCGGTGGACAACGAGGACGCGGAGATCGTGCGCTGCACGGTCGACCTGGCGCACTCGCTCGGCCTGCTGGTCGTCGCCGAGGGGGTGGAGGACGACGAGACCTGGGAGCGGCTGCGCGACCTCGGCTGCGACGCGGTGCAGGGCTGGCTGGTCGCCGCCGCGATGCCGCCGGACGAGACGACGGCGTGGCTGCGCGCCCGCGGCTCCCGGGGCTGGCAGCGCCCCCGCGCGGCCCTGCCGGCGGCCGAGTAG
- a CDS encoding TIGR00730 family Rossman fold protein: MNICVFLSAADLDERYTRPAREFGELLGKAGHTLVWGGSDTGLMKVVADGAHGAGGRLLGVSVEFLANKARPGTDEMIVAADLAERKKLLLEKADAVVIMVGGTGTLDEATEILELKKHGRTEKPVVLLNTAGFYDGLAEQFRRMEEEGFLPRPLAELVFVAEEPAGALAYLEERLAAR; encoded by the coding sequence ATGAACATCTGCGTCTTCCTGTCCGCCGCCGACCTCGACGAGCGCTACACCCGCCCCGCGCGCGAGTTCGGGGAACTGCTCGGCAAGGCCGGCCACACCCTCGTCTGGGGCGGCTCCGACACCGGTCTGATGAAGGTCGTCGCCGACGGTGCGCACGGGGCGGGCGGCAGGCTGCTGGGCGTCTCGGTGGAGTTCCTGGCGAACAAGGCGCGGCCCGGCACGGACGAGATGATCGTCGCCGCCGACCTCGCCGAGCGGAAGAAGCTGCTGCTGGAGAAGGCCGACGCCGTGGTGATCATGGTGGGCGGCACCGGGACGCTGGACGAGGCCACCGAGATCCTGGAGCTGAAGAAGCACGGCCGGACCGAGAAGCCGGTGGTGCTGCTGAACACGGCCGGCTTCTACGACGGCCTCGCCGAGCAGTTCCGGCGCATGGAGGAGGAGGGCTTCCTGCCCCGGCCGCTGGCGGAGCTGGTCTTCGTCGCCGAGGAGCCGGCGGGCGCGCTGGCGTACCTGGAGGAGCGGCTCGCCGCCCGGTGA
- a CDS encoding alpha/beta fold hydrolase gives MDKKTTSRDGTSLAYQVTGQGPTVILASGAMSTGGTLAPLASRLADHCTAVVYDRRGRGESGDTAPYAVEREVEDLAAVIEAVGGDAALFGVSSGGALVLEAAASGLPVRRVAVYEAPFADLLEGGAAREAVYKENLGKALAEDRRGDAVELFLRLTGLGEEMIRGARQSPMWPGLEAAAPSLAYDDAVMGDGLLPRQRLAAVSVPVLSVVGGASPEWMREAGRAVAEAVPRGTYRVLEGQTHMVEPDVLGPALAEFFAG, from the coding sequence ATGGACAAGAAGACGACTTCCCGCGACGGCACCTCCCTCGCGTATCAAGTGACCGGCCAGGGGCCGACGGTGATCCTCGCGAGCGGCGCGATGTCCACCGGCGGCACCCTCGCGCCCCTGGCGTCCCGGCTCGCCGACCACTGCACGGCGGTCGTCTACGACCGCCGCGGCCGCGGCGAGAGCGGGGACACGGCGCCGTACGCGGTGGAGCGCGAGGTGGAGGACCTGGCGGCAGTGATCGAGGCGGTGGGCGGCGACGCGGCGCTGTTCGGCGTCTCCTCGGGCGGCGCGCTGGTGCTGGAGGCGGCGGCGAGCGGGCTGCCGGTCCGTCGGGTGGCCGTGTACGAGGCGCCGTTCGCCGACCTGCTGGAGGGCGGCGCCGCGCGCGAGGCCGTGTACAAGGAGAACCTGGGCAAGGCGCTCGCCGAGGACCGGCGCGGGGACGCCGTCGAGCTGTTCCTGCGGCTGACGGGCCTCGGCGAGGAGATGATCCGGGGCGCCCGGCAGTCCCCGATGTGGCCCGGCCTGGAGGCCGCGGCACCGAGCCTGGCGTACGACGACGCGGTGATGGGCGACGGGCTGCTGCCCCGGCAGCGGCTCGCGGCCGTCTCCGTGCCCGTCCTGTCCGTGGTGGGCGGGGCGAGCCCGGAGTGGATGCGCGAGGCGGGCCGGGCGGTCGCCGAGGCGGTGCCCCGGGGGACGTACCGCGTCCTGGAGGGACAGACCCACATGGTGGAGCCGGACGTCCTGGGGCCCGCGCTGGCGGAGTTCTTCGCGGGGTGA